From the genome of Scytonema hofmannii PCC 7110, one region includes:
- a CDS encoding S41 family peptidase: MSVAVLLLLWFASPLPKMLAQPQVKIFEKVWQTVNENFYDPNFNGVDWKAMRKKYESSAASTKSSQELAVVINQMLAELQTSHTRFYTKDEPAYYQLLGIFQEGNPDFQKQLRKFFKKGKIEYSGIGITTKDINDKTFIKTILDGSPALAAELKVGDQLLSVGDRPYKPLESFAGKAGQKVTLLIQRNSNANSRQKITVIPKMLDATTMFRSAQQASTQVIERDGKKIGYVHIWSNAADPDQEQLREDLIYGRLREADGLVLDLRDGWGGGDISYLNIFTAKAGPSVTNVARDGRKYTFIPQWKKPAVMIINEGSRSSKEILAYGFQQHKIGPVVGSKTTGAVVAGRLFLMDDGSFLYLAVANVFIDENQRLEGKGVAPDISVPFSLEYAEGKDPQKERAIETLLATAKQRSQSREGNP; this comes from the coding sequence ATGAGTGTTGCAGTTTTACTCCTCTTGTGGTTTGCTTCTCCCTTGCCTAAAATGCTTGCACAACCACAAGTAAAGATTTTTGAAAAAGTTTGGCAAACTGTAAACGAAAACTTTTACGACCCCAACTTTAATGGAGTTGACTGGAAGGCAATGCGGAAAAAGTATGAATCATCCGCAGCAAGCACCAAGTCCAGCCAGGAACTTGCTGTCGTTATCAATCAAATGCTTGCTGAGTTGCAGACATCTCACACTCGCTTCTACACAAAAGATGAACCTGCTTATTATCAGCTTTTGGGTATTTTTCAAGAAGGGAATCCTGATTTTCAAAAGCAGTTAAGAAAGTTTTTTAAAAAAGGTAAGATTGAATACAGTGGTATTGGTATAACTACTAAAGACATCAACGACAAAACTTTTATCAAAACTATACTTGATGGCAGCCCTGCTTTAGCAGCAGAGTTAAAAGTGGGCGACCAATTGCTCAGTGTAGGCGATCGCCCTTACAAACCCCTTGAGTCTTTTGCTGGTAAAGCGGGTCAAAAAGTCACATTGTTAATTCAAAGAAACAGTAATGCGAACAGCCGCCAAAAAATTACTGTAATTCCCAAGATGCTAGACGCAACCACGATGTTTAGGTCAGCACAGCAAGCCAGTACCCAAGTCATTGAGCGAGATGGTAAAAAAATTGGTTACGTTCACATCTGGTCAAATGCAGCCGATCCAGATCAGGAACAGCTACGAGAAGATCTGATTTACGGTCGTCTCCGAGAAGCAGATGGTTTAGTTTTAGATTTAAGAGATGGTTGGGGTGGAGGAGACATTAGCTATCTCAACATATTCACTGCAAAAGCCGGACCGAGTGTTACCAATGTTGCTCGTGACGGTAGAAAATATACGTTTATTCCTCAATGGAAAAAGCCTGCTGTCATGATCATCAATGAAGGCAGCAGAAGTAGTAAGGAAATTCTGGCATATGGTTTTCAGCAACATAAAATAGGACCTGTTGTTGGTTCTAAAACAACGGGTGCAGTCGTTGCTGGTCGTCTTTTTCTGATGGATGATGGTAGTTTCCTCTATTTAGCTGTTGCCAACGTATTTATTGATGAGAACCAAAGGCTAGAAGGTAAAGGCGTCGCGCCAGATATTAGCGTTCCCTTCTCATTAGAATATGCAGAGGGTAAAGATCCTCAAAAAGAGCGGGCTATAGAGACTCTGCTAGCAACAGCCAAGCAGCGCAGCCAATCAAGAGAAGGAAACCCTTAG
- the murJ gene encoding murein biosynthesis integral membrane protein MurJ encodes MKRSLAGIAGIVAIATLISKLFGLVRSACVAAVFGVGPVADAYNYAYIIPGFLLVLLGGINGPVHSTLVSVLAKREKSTAAPLVETITTLTGCILLLVTISLIVCADFFTHLIAPGLEPQVRTLAAQQLQIMAPIAMLSGFIGIGFGTLNAAQHYWLPSISPMLSSLTVIIGLGVFVLQQGTPANTSDYPLLPTPHSPLPIFQGGLVLAGGTLAGAILQWVVQLIVQWREGMGRLRLRFDFYSPGVKEAIAVMAPAILSSSMTQINIYVDLFFASYIPHAAAALNYAGLLAQTPKGILTSALLIPFITVFSQLTKPEDWFALKLRIRQSIIITALTMLPLGALMITLAVPIVRIVYERQAFDSHASKLVATLFMAYGLGAFTSVLVSVLVRVFYALEDGQTPFRITLINISLNIVLDYFLVKAFGAPGLVLASMGVNLTATIMLLWCLHRRLNGLALREWSLPILGLIGISGITGLACWLTSWGFEVLWGSEGILRQLLQLSLASSIGLGVFAALVSIMKLPEVELLVNRLRKKRLE; translated from the coding sequence ATGAAGCGCTCACTAGCTGGAATTGCGGGAATTGTTGCGATCGCCACTCTCATCAGCAAACTCTTTGGGTTAGTGCGATCGGCTTGTGTTGCAGCAGTTTTTGGAGTTGGTCCGGTTGCTGATGCATACAATTACGCCTATATTATCCCCGGCTTTTTGTTAGTTTTGCTTGGTGGTATTAATGGTCCAGTGCATAGTACTCTGGTGAGCGTTTTAGCAAAGCGAGAAAAATCAACAGCTGCTCCTTTGGTAGAAACAATCACCACTCTTACTGGCTGCATCTTACTTTTGGTCACTATTAGTTTGATTGTTTGTGCAGATTTTTTCACTCATTTAATAGCCCCTGGTTTGGAACCACAAGTTAGAACCCTAGCTGCACAACAATTGCAGATAATGGCTCCCATCGCTATGTTATCGGGGTTTATCGGTATTGGCTTTGGGACTCTAAATGCAGCACAACATTACTGGCTTCCTTCCATTAGCCCAATGCTATCTAGTCTAACAGTCATCATTGGCTTGGGTGTTTTCGTCCTACAACAGGGAACCCCAGCCAATACATCTGACTACCCCCTACTCCCTACTCCCCACTCCCCACTCCCTATTTTCCAAGGAGGCTTGGTATTAGCTGGTGGAACTCTTGCAGGTGCTATTTTGCAATGGGTAGTTCAATTGATAGTGCAGTGGCGGGAGGGTATGGGGAGACTACGCCTGCGCTTTGACTTTTATTCTCCAGGGGTGAAAGAGGCGATCGCAGTCATGGCTCCTGCTATTTTATCTTCCAGCATGACCCAAATTAACATTTACGTTGACTTATTCTTCGCTTCTTATATTCCTCATGCGGCGGCGGCATTAAATTATGCTGGGCTACTTGCTCAAACGCCCAAAGGTATTCTTACGAGTGCCTTATTAATACCATTCATAACAGTATTTTCCCAATTAACAAAGCCAGAAGATTGGTTTGCATTAAAGCTGCGGATTCGTCAAAGCATCATTATTACAGCTCTTACTATGTTACCCTTGGGAGCTTTGATGATAACTTTAGCTGTGCCAATTGTAAGAATAGTGTACGAGCGCCAAGCATTTGACTCCCATGCATCCAAACTTGTGGCAACTCTTTTCATGGCTTATGGTTTAGGCGCTTTCACCAGTGTTCTTGTCAGCGTATTAGTGCGGGTATTCTATGCTTTGGAAGATGGGCAAACACCTTTTCGCATAACTTTAATAAATATTTCACTGAATATAGTACTTGATTATTTTCTAGTAAAAGCCTTTGGCGCACCCGGTTTAGTTCTTGCTTCTATGGGAGTGAATTTAACAGCAACTATCATGTTGTTATGGTGCTTGCATCGCCGACTCAACGGTTTAGCTTTGCGAGAATGGAGTCTACCCATACTGGGTTTAATTGGCATAAGTGGAATAACAGGGCTTGCTTGTTGGCTCACAAGTTGGGGTTTTGAAGTTCTTTGGGGTAGCGAAGGAATACTGAGACAGTTGTTACAATTAAGTCTTGCTAGTAGTATCGGATTAGGAGTTTTTGCAGCTTTAGTGAGTATCATGAAACTGCCAGAGGTTGAGTTGTTGGTGAATCGCTTGAGAAAGAAACGACTGGAATAG